In Lentilitoribacter sp. Alg239-R112, the following proteins share a genomic window:
- a CDS encoding lysozyme inhibitor LprI family protein, whose translation METLHSPFRLALGLVIIFLMTSLITKAEDIDCNNVSTTVGIKFCLSDQLNLADGELNRIYKALRSDQDDEANELLKAAQRAWIAYRDAECARVADTARGGTLAGVLDLSCHVDMTKARTEELALNPVTGEIRY comes from the coding sequence TTGGAGACCTTACATTCACCTTTCAGGCTCGCATTGGGACTGGTAATCATCTTCTTAATGACCTCACTTATCACAAAAGCAGAAGATATAGATTGCAACAATGTGTCGACCACTGTCGGGATAAAATTCTGTTTGAGCGATCAGTTAAATCTGGCTGATGGTGAGCTGAATCGTATCTATAAGGCTTTGCGTTCCGATCAGGATGATGAAGCAAATGAGTTGTTAAAGGCGGCTCAACGCGCGTGGATAGCCTATCGAGATGCAGAATGCGCGCGCGTCGCAGATACTGCTCGTGGTGGAACCTTAGCGGGTGTTTTGGATTTAAGCTGCCATGTAGATATGACCAAAGCAAGAACCGAAGAATTAGCGCTAAATCCAGTCACCGGCGAAATTCGGTACTAA
- a CDS encoding YdcF family protein, translated as MTIYLHKILPVLISPIFIAIMLIVFGLMLKRARYACFAIIFLWVCSMPVTSNYLMSILDGNQLRGSPENITEDADAVVVLSGMLTTVQGSEGLATEWGDPDRFFGGLEVWNTDKANKLIFTRGQLPWTQHSVPEGDYLKARAVERGVPEGDILVTRPVENTAQEAAAVKELLKAIDSPSIILVTSAFHMPRAVRVFESEGISVETYPVDFKAEVKSLTIISFLPNAAALFRTSLFSREMLGRLYYWLRA; from the coding sequence ATGACCATATATCTTCATAAAATCCTGCCAGTCCTCATCTCTCCAATTTTCATTGCAATAATGTTGATTGTTTTTGGTCTTATGTTGAAACGTGCACGTTATGCCTGTTTTGCCATCATCTTCTTATGGGTCTGTTCCATGCCTGTAACGAGTAATTATCTCATGTCTATACTGGATGGAAATCAACTTAGAGGTTCACCGGAAAATATTACAGAAGATGCTGATGCTGTTGTTGTTCTCAGTGGAATGTTGACCACAGTGCAAGGTAGCGAAGGATTGGCAACCGAGTGGGGCGATCCTGATCGTTTTTTTGGTGGGCTTGAGGTTTGGAATACAGATAAGGCCAACAAGCTTATTTTTACACGTGGTCAACTACCTTGGACCCAGCATAGTGTGCCTGAGGGCGATTATCTAAAAGCTCGAGCTGTTGAGCGCGGTGTTCCGGAAGGTGATATCTTGGTTACCCGGCCTGTGGAAAATACAGCGCAAGAAGCAGCTGCAGTCAAGGAGTTGTTGAAAGCGATAGATAGCCCATCCATCATTCTGGTGACATCCGCATTTCACATGCCTCGTGCTGTACGCGTATTTGAAAGCGAGGGCATTTCGGTTGAAACATACCCGGTCGATTTTAAGGCAGAGGTCAAATCTCTTACGATTATATCATTTTTGCCAAATGCAGCTGCGTTGTTTCGTACCTCTTTGTTCTCTCGCGAGATGCTTGGGCGACTGTACTATTGGCTAAGAGCATAA